In Crassostrea angulata isolate pt1a10 chromosome 6, ASM2561291v2, whole genome shotgun sequence, a genomic segment contains:
- the LOC128190121 gene encoding 45 kDa calcium-binding protein-like, whose product MERKFLLAATISTSVLISVYCRPRSINTNNKSQSNSPAIDAEKLLPPDHVDAVKFEKDGHINKDFHKEVFLGNHEEIDDEPIQIAEAKLVDIFHKIDKDSDGYLNEGELDSWILDKINEHMNEAMEENTAIFKHLDPDGDGYVEWKEYYKHFLLAKGHGLNETEKYLEDYDTDILQDDERDKLVWYKFKWTDADIKPIDNRLDVEEFFSFRHPEHSVQLIENMVLSIINSLDVDKDGKLTLKEFSKPDIVEEDPTTEKEREEEYKVREKEFVSAIDKNKDGVATKEEMMEYMNPRNPQQSLQEAKNLMSLMDDNKDGKLSVDEIKKHKDVFISSKIVNVKKVLHDEF is encoded by the exons ATGGAAAGGAAGTTTTTATTGGCAGCAACTATATCTACATCTGTTTTAATTTCTGTTTATTGCAGACCTCGATCAATAAACACAAATAATAAAAGTCAATCGAATTCACCTGCAATTGATGCTGAAAAATTGCTACCTCCAGATCATGTGGATGCAGTGAAGTTTGAGAAGGATGGTCACATTAATAAAGACTTTCACAAAGAAGTTTTTCTTGGCAATCACGAAGAGATAGACGATGAGCCAATACAAATAGCTGAGGCAAAATTGGTGGACATTTTTCACAA AATAGATAAAGATTCTGATGGTTACTTAAATGAAGGCGAACTGGATTCATGGATTTTGGACAAAATTAATGAACATATGAATGAAGCCATGGAGGAAAACACAGCTATATTTAAACACTTAGATCCAGATGGAGATG GGTATGTCGAATGGAAGGAATATTACAAACACTTTTTGTTAGCAAAGGGGCATGGATTGAATGAAACTGAAAAGTATTTAGAAGACTATGACACTGATATCTTGCAAGATGATg agCGAGATAAGTTGGTATGGTACAAGTTTAAATGGACAGATGCTGACATTAAGCCTATTGATAACAGACTGGATGTAGAGGAATTCTTCAGCTTTCGTCATCCAGAACATAGTGTTCAGCTGATAGAAAATATGGTTCTTTCCATAATCAATTCTTTAG atgtTGACAAAGATGGGAAGCTGACTTTGAAAGAATTTTCTAAACCAGACATCGTGGAGGAGGATCCAACGACAGAAAAGGAGAGAGAGGAGGAGTATAAGGTCAGAGAGAAGGAGTTTGTGTCGGCCATTGATAAAAACAAAGACGGGGTGGCCACAAAGGAGGAAATGATG GAGTACATGAATCCTCGAAATCCACAGCAGTCCTTGCAGGAGGCCAAAAACCTGATGTCTCTAATGGATGACAACAAGGATGGGAAACTCTCtgtagatgaaataaaaaaacacaaagaCGTTTTTATCAGCAGtaaaattgtaaatgtcaaGAAGGTGCTACATGATGAGTTTTAG
- the LOC128188712 gene encoding cyclin-L1-like, which translates to MAEVKPNPLTTRDFSRVILTLENVLIPDDKLSPTPSMQDGLDLDTETDLRILGCELIQSAGILLKLPQVAMATGQILYQRFYYSKSLVKHNYEVVAMGCINLASKIEECPKRMRDVINVFHHIKQVRSQKTIHPLILDQNYITTKNQVIKAERRILKELGFCVHVQHPHKVIVMYLQVLEAEKNQRLVQCAWNYMNDSFRTEVFVRFQPETIACACIYLAARQLQIPLPNSPSWFSIFNVDESHIQEICLTILKLYARPKPNHEKLEAKVNELKKAQMEAKNRAKGLSSDHGTPRDSSRQSSPKNVSPNPALLPALKRIKAEDDKHSENGSIRNNVKASRSRSRGRSSSSRSNSRSPKRHKRRSRSRSPAPKKHKKDKYISSSNDREHRYVTSKEHKHSHKRKKVSRSRSISRSLSRSPDRYKSASRKKYYKDRDHYYSPERHSTKRRRNGHSSPGRERYDKYRR; encoded by the exons atggCGGAGGTGAAACCAAATCCTCTTACAACAAGAGACTTTAGTAGAGTAATTCTCACTTTGGAAAATGTTCTTATTCCCGATGATAAACTTTCTCCAACCCCATCAATGCAAGATGGATTGGATTTGGATACCGAAACAGATCTAAGAATTCTAGGTTGTGAGCTCATTCAGTCAGCAGGGATTCTGTTAAAACTACCTCAA GTTGCAATGGCTACTGGACAGATTCTCTACCAGCGTTTCTACTACTCAAAATCTCTAGTGAAACACAATTATGAG GTTGTAGCTATGGGTTGCATAAACTTAGCTTCAAAAATCGAAGAATGTCCAAAGAGAATGCGAGATGTCATAAATGTTTTCCATCATATCAAACAAGTTAGAAGTCAAAA AACAATTCATCCCCTGATATTAGACCAGAATTACATCACCACTAAAAACCAAGTGATCAAAGCTGAGCGTCGTATACTGAAGGAGCTTGGATTCTGTGTCCATGTTCAGCACCCACACAAG GTCATTGTGATGTACTTGCAAGTACTTGAAGCTGAGAAAAATCAGAGACTTGTGCAGTGTGCTTG GAACTACATGAATGACAGTTTTAGAACAGAAGTGTTTGTGAGATTCCAGCCAGAGACCATTGCCTGTGCATGTATATACTTAGCAGCTAGACAGCTACAG ATTCCATTGCCAAATAGTCCTTCATGGTTTTCCATCTTCAATGTGGATGAAAGCCACATACAGGAAATCTGTCTCACTATCTTAAAGCTTTATGCCAGGCCAAAA CCAAATCATGAAAAGTTGGAGGCAAAAGTAAATGAGTTAAAGAAAGCCCAGATGGAAGCCAAAAATCGGGCCAAGGGTCTCTCGTCCGACCATGGTACACCTCGAGATTCATCGAGACAAT CTTCTCCAAAAAACGTGAGCCCTAACCCAGCCTTATTACCTGCTTTGAAGCGGATCAAAGCAGAGGATGACAAACACTCGGAGAACGGTTCTAT aagAAACAATGTGAAAGCATCAAGATCCAGAAGTAGAGGAAG ATCCTCTTCAAGTAGGAGTAACAGTAGAAGCCCCAAAAGACACAAAAGACGCAGCCGATCAAGATCTCCCGCTCCAAAGAAGCATAAAAAGGACAAATATATCAGTTCTAGCAATGACAGGGAACATCGCTACGTGACATCCAAAGAACACAAACATTCCCACAAGAGAAAGAAAGTGTCTCGTTCCAGGAGTATCAGTCGGTCGCTGAGCAGGTCTCCCGACCGCTACAAGTCGGCCAGCCGGAAAAAGTACTACAAAGACCGGGACCACTACTATTCCCCAGAAAGACATTCCACAAAACGCAGGAGAAACGGCCACTCTAGTCCGGGGAGGGAGCGCTACGATAAATACAGGCGATAA
- the LOC128190515 gene encoding uncharacterized protein LOC128190515 translates to MDSQSQFSYGPVINMEGPVTEGQKIQCSDKRANGIGNGEIQRRFRNVPVLEERRLLALERHIKRKRRRRPYVKKMKSSEKTEHLDRTMGAPNGKMSDDLGAIDFKDERIQVSKGDGRKDCNLHKIEGTVMAALEKYEENQTDLQRKYELIEDFEVQSTKMEIGDDKKQDVQFGKLVEYLLTRVKSEILDKVEDELKNQSNVKQLKVENQIKKDDVNCMEVKREEEKFTHVTEVNTTPPKDAGIEAKHVNNVQLKKEKENFREEGQKDLKKANDTENKIDDIGEEKAEQSYNTLNTGSKEPSPKDPEFEAVKSNQLIKHEVDEGKTGFDTRNKFVLGDYDDDDEEEDDEGFMPRKLFFFSFSQFKEEETCA, encoded by the exons ATGGATTCACAGTCACAGTTCAGTTATGGTCCGGTTATCAACATG GAAGGTCCAGTCACAGAAGGTCAGAAAATTCAATGTTCAGACAAGAGAGCCAATGGTATTGGCAATGGAGAAATCCAACGTCGCTTTAGAAATGTCCCCGTATTGGAAGAAAGAAGACTTCTTGCGCTTGAAAGGCACATCAAGCGTAAACGGAGGAGACGGCCGTACGTTAAAAAGATGAAGAGTTCGGAGAAAACAGAGCATCTTGACAGAACCATGGGGGCTCCCAATGGAAAAATGTCAGACGACCTTGGAGCGATTGATTTTAAGGATGAGAGGATACAAGTATCTAAAGGGGACGGGAGAAAAGATTGCAATCTGCATAAAATCGAGGGTACAGTGATGGCAGCTTTAGAGAAATATGAGGAAAACCAAACTGATCTGCAAAGAAAATATGAACTGATTGAGGACTTTGAAGTTCAATCAACAAAGATGGAGATCGGAGATGATAAGAAACAGGATGTACAGTTTGGCAAGTTGGTTGAATACTTACTTACCAGAGTAAAATCAGAAATACTTGATAAAGTTGAAGATGAATTGAAGAATCAGAGCAATGTAAAACAGTTGAAAGTTGAAAACCAAATCAAAAAGGATGACGTGAACTGTATGGAGGTGAAGCGAGAAGAAGAAAAGTTCACCCACGTGACCGAAGTGAACACTACGCCGCCTAAAGATGCTGGGATCGAGGCAAAGCATGTGAATAATGTACAGTtgaagaaagagaaagaaaatttTCGAGAGGAAGGGCAAAAAGATTTGAAGAAAGCAAATGACactgaaaacaaaattgatgataTCGG GGAGGAAAAAGCTGAACAAAGTTACAACACACTAAACACTGGATCAAAGGAGCCTTCGCCAAAAGATCCTGAATTTGAAGCCGTCAAATCCAATCAGCTGATAAAACATGAAGTAGATGAAGGAAAGACTGGCTTCGACACAAGAAACAAG tTTGTCCTTGGTGATTAtgacgatgatgatgaagaaGAGGACGATGAAGGCTTTATGCCGAGAAAGCTTTTCTTCTTTAGCTTTTCTCAATTTAAG gaAGAAGAAACGTGCGCATGA